atctTTATTTACCACTTCCACAACACATCACATCAAAGTGTACCTGACACGTGACAAGCAGTGAGAGTCGAAACAAGATAATACAAAGTGGTGCCTCGTACAATATCAGTTATGAGAGTGCTTCAGCGTTAAAATAAGGACAGAAATAATTTCCCGAATCTCTACTTTCCCTTATAAACGAAAGCGATTAGGTTGGAGAGAAGACCGATTTCTTTCTCTTCCTATTATCTCTCAAAAACTTCCTAAAACTTTGTAACGAGGTTCAAAGAATGCAACCTCAATGATCAGTAAATTCCTTTCCTCCTTTTATCGGTGGATGTAGACACCCATTATCGGAGTTGCAGTCGAGAAAAATTAATGGTCAAAATGCAAATTCTACGGGGCTTCCCGGCGGCCGGATCCCGAGTAATAGTTGGGCTTGCTCTAAGGTCATGGGACTCATGGTATCATGATTCATGACCCATGTGGATACTAGTTGGTagctatgatggaaaatagagatATATATGGGCACCCAATCTTAATGATAGGAAGTTTTAAATTTATTAGGCGAATTGGCGACTTTTTCCATTACACGCGATCTCCGGTGCAGAACGAATTCcaataatttagggtttcttcgaTCCCCAaattcaaatcaacaaccaaacagAATAATCAGAAGTGAGAATTTCTATCTACACAGATGGTTCATGGGATCAATCACTCGTTAGAAATGGTAGAAACAGTTATGGGAGTTGCAAAAGTAGCTTTTGAAGCTGTTGAATTCAAGCATAATCATCTTGACCATCATCATGATGATCACaacaaatcagaaaaaaaaacaaatatcaagctctttcaatcgaagaagaaaaagaaattgaagcTCTTCGGTATGAGAATCATCGACTTAGAAACATACTTGAAGAAAATCTCAAGCTTTTTCAAAATATCTCTCAGTCTCCATCTCTAACAAAAGATTgccctgctgatgtaatttcaaaattaaaaactaaTGTTAAATTCCCTCAATTTCAGTTGGATTGCTTGTTATagaattttcccccaaattactgAGAATTAATATCTTAAAATATCTGAATTATTCAATTTTCAGCTCTATAAACGTCTTGAAGCGGCTGTGGAATCTACTAAGTTCTTAAATCAGCTTGAATCACTTCATCAAGCATCTAATAACTTTCCTTTTGAAGAAACTACAGGTCTATTCattaacttgttttttttttacttttttatttatcAATTATCTTGATTGTGAACTGATTATGGGTGCTGTTGATGCAGAAGCTGATCTGGTAACCGTGGAAATTTTAGTGAATGGGGAGAGGAGTCGATGGGTATGGGTAACAGATGAGAAGCTCGTAGAAGAGCGGAGTGGAATTGATAATGAAACTTATGTAATTGTTAGTGAAGATGATGTGGTGGAAGGTGTTGCCAACTTTATGGCTAAATGCATCATTTCTAATCCCAAAACTCAGGTTATAAAACTGAAATAAAGCTTTTGAGTTTTGCTTATTAAGGTAATTATTTATCTGACTTGGTTATGGTGTGTTAAAATTACAGAAATTAACACCACAGGAGCTGCAGAAAAGTAAGTTTATACTTGAATTCAATATAATTTTTTCTAATCTTTATACTAGTAGTCCGTATAGCTGTTTTAATGCTAGTTTTATGCATTTGATTTATATGAATACAAGTATGCAACCTAATACCCTGTAGTTCTTTACTTACTGAATTAAGTTAGATTACCAACAGGGAAATTCCCGAACCAACCATGATATTCACATTACTGAACTTGGAGAACGAATTATGCTGTGACTGTTGTTTCGGGAGGATGAAACTTGCAAACGGTACCTTAGGTGGGAAAGCACAGCAGGAGTCATATTTGTCACTGTAGTCAGCACTAGTTGTTATCTACTTCTTCCTCATTAACAACAATAATGAATAGATGGCCCAAAGggttttgtcaacaaaatttctcATCGGAATAGCAATTAATTTCAGCGGTAGCTGACCTGGCTGTACGCACTTACTAGTGCCAAAATCCAGTGTTTACAAAAACAGATACAGTAGCTGACCCATACCCAGTGTTTACATGTGTGAAAATCCAGTGTTCGTTAAAAAATACAACCTTGTTTCTTGATACTTATTAGTCATCATTCATTAATCTGGGTCATGTAGTGTAGATAGGAGTCACTCTGTAACATTTCAATTGAGAATACGTTTAATGCTGGGATTTGTACTTCCTTTCACATTTTGCAGCCTAGATGATTGGTCAGTATACAATGTGGTCGCTCACTTAACCACTTCCCTTCAGTTGTAAAAAGTTAACATTTGCATTTCGGATGAAAACAATTCTTGAAATTAGCCTTTAATTGCTTAGAAGTGCTCAAAGCATTATCTTACTGGGGTTCTGCAGCTGGTCATAATGAACATATTGCATTTTTGAGGGGTCAACCACTATATTTGCCTGCTATAATTTCACAGCTTTTCTCTGGTTTTATCTTGTGTTGTGCGAGAATATTATCTTTCTAAAGTTTGGTACTATCTGTTTTCTCAAATGCCTGATTACTGACTGGGGCTGTTGATTAAGCTTTCTGATGGGTGCTTGAGATGTTAATAGTCCCATTCTGGTAGAGGGTTTATTAGCTTGATGTGGATTTGAACTTCTTTATGTTTGCCCTTTCTCTAACTAAATTTGGAATTTGCAGCTGTGGCCAAGGCTTTGGAAGGTGTGACAGAATGGAGCAGTTGATGAACATCTGGCATGCTGGAACAATGTTTTATGGGTTAGCTATGTGGGGACTTGCACTGTCAGGGTTAGTCTTCTTACTTAAACTCCTGTCTGGTGTTATTTTCTTTTTGCTGTGCTCTTTTTCATAATTGGATTTGTATTGCAGGTTGTATAGGCATCGTGGAGTCCTGAAAGTGGCTGCAAAAAGGATTGGAGCGTCTGGTAAATTAGTTATGAAAGCTCTTTGAATGGTTACATAATCCTTTATGCTAAACATGTGAAGATCAACCAAAACACTGTAATAGAAGCTTGCTATTTTCTGTGTGTTTGTCTTATTTATGTCATCGTCACTGGGCCCTGTCATCTGTATCAAGTCATACCTGTAACAGAACCTACAGCTCCTGTGTATATATTTTCAGGCCTGTTTACCGTTCCTGATTGGCTCTTGAACTTTGTACAGTATCAGAACTATTTGGTTTCGGTTTTGAATCTTGTTTCGTTTGGTTCTCTGAATGCAAATTGGCATTCCTGTACTTCTTGGGTTTTCTGTTCATGTATATAAAGTCAACCTAACCGGTAAATGCACCTCGCACTTTGTGGATAATTTGTCATTTTTAATTAAATAATTTTAATTCTTCCTAATAGATTAAGTTTGCGAGGACTCTTTTAATCCTTCACGTTTAAGAGATACGTTTAAGAGATGATAGTTATGTGATCTAAGTGATTGGTTGATGGATATCACCGGGGTTCTTATCATTCTCAGGCTCTGTAGGGTTGCTCAAAGGGAAGTTCATTTGTATGATTAGGTCATGCTAAAAATAAAACTGTCACTACATGAACACATTCTGGGCTTTCTATTACAGCAGATCATTTGTGTTGACACCTAAGATCATTTGTGTTGACACCTAAGATGTGACCTCATCCCGGGTCTTTCTGCCAATGGGTTAAAAGCAAGGCTGAATTGGGGGTcctggaaaaataattggggacccTAGTTACAGGataaaaaaaggtcatgaaatagtaattgggagttatcccttatccccaatttttttaaatggctaaactaccccaaatcattagtggtaattaagttaattaattgttatttagtttaattagattaaaatcagatttagggataaaattttgataaaagaaaaattgtgtttctgttgtggagaggaagaagttgagtttttgggggattccagtagaggaatcatattgctcaaaatgaaggaaccaatcctcaaaatgaagaacccgaagctcaaaacaatcaggtaaactttctATACTCTTAcaattgtatgaatgatgccccaagtggtcgattcatgtacactatgcaactactcagagtgagggtcgttaagtcgagagggtaataaacgaacgactccaaggagtcgtcaattacttgacacaacctttgacgactcaaacctgcaacttttgcaggttatgaaaaatcgtcaaccaagtgtgatataattgacgactccagccagttaggtcatatagagtcgttaacttaatatgtttagaacccaacgactctaaaactttttactctctgaagatgttactcttagggtcgttaatttggcattcctatatactgacgaccctagcgagccatatagagtcgttagcgatttagaaatccctagacgacactattcttgggcagaaaaccaggtttagggtcgttatATACTACACCCTAATGATTAACGATTTTTTATCAATccaacatgcatatcaaaaatcgttaagcaataaaaaaccgtggttaacgaccctggaactgtaactgcaattttgcagttgaaaacctaattttttttagttcacttacgacgatgaatcagtgagaatttttttttctcagaaaTCGTTAATGAAAAGGGAAACAGTGGGAGAGAGGgagcggaggagaagaagaatgggaggaGAAAAAATTATTAGAGAAGGATAAAATAgttatttcaccatcattttggaagCCCAATATATCTTTTGGGTGTAAAATGTGTCCTGGCCCCCCATTAgtttccatggcccccaattcagccttgGTTAAAAGACCTCTACAATGTTTCCAACTTTCCTTGGCAAACCACAAAGTAACTGTGTCGTTTCCTCTTACAGAAGTCTAAAAAAGTCTAAAAGGAGGAAAATCAAGCCAAATTCCGCGTGACCCAGAATGACAATTTTTTCCAAACACTACAAAAGAATGGAAAAGCTGGATGCCAGAAAAATAAAGGGAAGTAGTCTATGAAAAATCATGCCCATAAGGAATAACATTGTCTGTGTATGCAAGATGCAACAATGCAGCTTTTGTCATTTGGGATGAAATAGCTAAAGAGTTCGAGGAAATATTTACAGAACCAAAAGTAAAATTATAAAGGCCCCAAAGGCTCCTCAAAAGAAAGATGTGTGCATCTTGGGGCTCCTCAAAAGATGCGTGCATCTGTAATCCTATTGTCTGGTCTTTGCAATCTAAACAGTCCCTTCCACCTGGTAATATCCCTTCCTCCTAGTAACGGTTCAAGTAGGTTCTACGTCCGAACCAGTTGTAGTCTGGGAGCTTCTGAATGGGTCCCATTGTAGCGATTGCGACGTCCTTGTCGAAGATAAAACGGTTTAGCAACACGTTTTACGGTACCTGCATCAACAGCATCAATCCTCGCCATCAGTTCAGCAAACGGGATTCTTCTACCATATGTAAGTAGCTGACGCCCAATATCTTCAGCAACTGGACTTGTTCCATCAATGTGAAGTAGAAGAGAAGATTTCAACTGATTGCGCGCACGAGTGACATCCTCTTTTGAGACTCTGTGAGATAATTTGCTCACTTCGTACATAATGGCAAAGGCTAAATCATCCAAGCAATCAGGCTTGCAAGTAGCATAAACACCAAATAGACCAGTGTCCTTATAGTTGGTATTAAAGGCCATCATGTTCTCAGCTATATCATCGATGCCAACCCTCTGTGCAAGCTCTGAACCCATGTGCTTTCCCCCTCCTGCACTCTTATTCCAGGAACCCAGCATGGACTGCATGACCATCAAAGCAACAGAATCCGGGTCTGTCCAAGATGCTCCACTGAATGCTACTGCGAAATGTGCAAGAGGAACACCGTCATCAATTATCCTAACCTCAGAACCAGTAAAAATTGCTGGCTCAAATTGAAACAGTTGAGCAGCTGTTGTAGGATCGGTTGACAACTTTGTGAAATGCTTCTTTACTTGATTAACAATATCCTCATGCTTCACATTCCCAGCAGCTGCAATAACCATTCTGGGAGCCGTGTAGTGATCCTTAATGTAACTTTCAAGATGTTTTTTGGTAATAGCCTTAACATTGGCTGCAGGTCCAATAATGGTTCTACCCAGTGGAGAGTACTGGTACGCTGCTGCATGTAAATGGTCACATATTACTTCTTCAACCAGGTGATGAACCTCTTCCAACTCCTGCAGAATGCAACTACGTGCCTTGGTAATACGATCCTCAGGGAAGCAAGAATTTTGCAAAATATCAGCCAGAATAGCTActgcatcatccacatttttaCCCAACACCTTAGCATAATAAGTTTGTTGTTCCCTAGATGTATATGCATTGAGATGCCCTCCCATATTTTCAATCCCTTCTTCCAAAGCCCTAATAGATCTATTCTCAGTTCCTTTAAACAACATATGTTCAAGAAAATGTGCAGTACCATGAGTTTCACCACATTCATATCTACTACCAGAATCCACCCAAACACCAACAGTAGCTGTACTTGCAGCTAGATTGGACTCAGTAGCAATCCTCAACCCATTCTCTAATGTCGTAACCCTAGTCTCAGGTGCAGATAATACTTTTGAATGATCATATATAACTGGATGGGGAGAGTTATACTGAAGAAACCTAGAATCTGGGTTTTCTAATTTCTTGATTTTTGATTTAACTTCTTCAGCTAAACGATCATAGATCATAACATTTGGGGTTGACGGTTTACCTGATACAATTGAAGCTGATGTTGAGAAACATCTAGTAGGTTGGATACTACGAGATGCTTCTGATGATGAGAATAGTTTTCTAGATGATCTTTTGATGAGGTTTAGGGTTTGGTTAGTCGCCATGGCTAGTGTGTTTCCTCTGAGAGAGGAAACCCTTTCTTTTTCGTGTGTGTTTCTTTTTTTACCGGGTAATCTTGCTAAATTGTGGAGTTTTATTTAGAGGAAAGTAGAAGATCCAACGGTTGTTAAGCCCTGACATGGTGCAGATGATGGTATACATCCAACGGTCGTGATGGACCAAAGGTTTAAGACGACTTTTATAAGGGTTTTGTTATAAGCCGAGACGAAACGAAGGTGACTAGGAGTTTTTTGTGTGCATTAGACTCTTGTTAAACTCCCCTGCTAAACCCTAGTTTCTCATCAATCTAAAGGAGAAACTAGGGTTACGGAAAGCTTGCGCAAATCAGGTATTTCTCTTTTCCGAattctgattcttcatcaaaagaTTTAATCAATTTTGCTCAATTTTTGACGTCGGGATTTGTCTTTTATGTTTGATTAAGTGTTTTGTTATTCAACCCCTAACGCCGTGCGTCAAAGGAATTCTTGTTTTAGAAAATTGTCTTCTTCGTGGAATCGCTTGTATACAGATGGAATGTAGTTTAGTTGTAAGGAATTCATTTTAGGGTAAAAATGGTGTTACGTGTAGAACGTCACTTGGGTGTTCTTTGGTAATGTTGAAATTCTGGAAATTCATTATCTTGGGGGATGCAGGAGACTAGTAAAGCTTAGGTTTGAAAGTTTGAAACCCTTGTCTTTCGTTGCAGTGTGGCGAAGGAATTGTTGGCTTAGGAGTTTCCTTTTTAGAGTAATCACATCGTGCTAGTCTTATTTACCATAATAAAACCTAAGTTGAATTATAATAATCAAATCCAACTTCGGTTTTGATTATTCAGCTGTCAGATATTCTACCCGTAGTTGATAATcgtaaggttaaaagagaacagGGTCCATCTGGGTTCGTTGTTTGGGAAGAAAATAAAGTCATATAGAGAGTTCGAACTTTAAATTTCAGGCTTTTAGACACATGCAGTCCTCAATATAGACAGTTACGACCTGTGAAACTAGAGAACTGTAATCAGTGAATAACCTTCCTTTCCTGTTTGTGTTTGTGTAGAATCGTACTCAGCTGTTTGTTGTTAGAGAGTGGAAGCAGTAAAAGAATGGAGTTTTGTCCAACTTGTGGGAATATGTTAAAGTTTGATCCTGCAACTGTTGGATTTAAAGCTAGCCTTCGTTGCCCTACTTGTCCCTATGTTGCACAAATAGGAACCAATGTAAAATCCTACACTCTAGAACATCATCAATTTCTCCCTCTGTAACAGTTTATGTTGGGgaattttttatattctttttatgCTTAAAATATAACAGGTAAAGCTCAAGAAAAGACAACCTCTTGTGAAGAAACAGATTGAACCTATTTTCAGTGGTGCACATGCTATGGCAGTGGCCCCCAAAACACAAGGTATCATCCTCTTCCTTTCCTTTATCTGTAAATTGGGTTTTATTTTTCGTAGTAGTCTGGGTTTCAATTTTGCCTGCTATAAGTTATCAATTGATTCGCATTCAGATTCGCAGTTCACATGGTAATTGGTTCACGCATTTGGTTTCACAGTTCACATATTAATGGATTCAGATACTTGGTTTCACGTTTACGCAGAGTGTTAATGCCCAACTATGTACAATATAATTGTATACTTCAGatgaaaataaaacaatataGTCTCTTAAGTCCAATTTAATTTATACTTTTTTTCACGACAGTAGTATTAGTACTAGTTATGTTGATAAAATAtggggaaagcaaagaaaattaGTTTTGGGGATTCTAGTGATTTGTTCTGTCAAAAAGAATTATTCAGTGATATCAAACCTAAAATGGTGAAAATTGTTTGGGAATATAACCCCTTAGGCCTTTACCAATTAATGTGTTTCTCCATAAGGGTAACTAATATTACTGGCCATCCAATAGATCTGGTATAGGATATGAGAAAAATACACCCATTAGGCTTGGAAAATCAGTAAACGGGAGTATGAGTTAGTTATACAATCACCTAGTATGTAAGCTAACATTCTATGTTATTGAGGAATCCAGTCACTTACGAGGCAAGGTAAACATTAAATATCCTAACTTTGGAGTGTGGGGTACACTGGTCCTAAATACCTGTGTTGGATCTCAGCCTTTCTTTACCTTATTTTTCACCTTGTGCTATTTGAGTTCAAACAGTTGGTTGTTAAAAGGGAGAAGGAATCAGTTATGTCTTGATTCTGCATGTTTGTGAGGGGATTATGAGAGGTCAACTTCCGGCTGTGAAGTGCTTTAACCTCAGTCTTAGATATCGGCTGGTGTCAGAGGTTTCACTTGATAATCATTTTGATGGGTTAAAGGCTTAGGCCAAATGAATTTTTTAGCGTTCCCCACGTTATTCTCTTCGATTTGTTCAAGTAACCTGTTGTTATTTTTACTTGAATTGTTATCTTTGTTGTTTGAATGTGTTGGGTATAAGTGGGTGTGTTGTGAAGAGTCTCCATGTTACCTCATGTGACACTTAAATGAAGTTAGACGTAGTTATAGATAATAACTGTATAAATATATCTTTTTAAGATGTTCATCTGAAATTTGAAACAGTTAAATAAGAAATCAATGGATACTGGAACCTGTGAAAATTTGAAGAAGTAATATGTCGATGAGATGAAGCTTCTTTTTCATTTGTAATAATTTCATTGTTTGGAAAAATATGTAGCAAAAACTGTCCTATTCCTGTAATTGCATTGTCTTATACACTGAAAACAAGACCCAAGCTACTTTAACTCTTCTAATGCCCCCTCTGAGATGCCTATTAACATGTTGAAATATATTTTACTACACCACATGCTCATTTAATTGGGTTGCTCCCAATTTAAACCGGTCAACATTATTTTTGCTTGTCGATTTTTCTCCTAATTACATCTAATTTATTTTGTTTATACTTTTCTTGTTTGTTCTGTGAACTAGCACAATGTCCCAGTTGCAGGCATGGGGAGGCCTATTTTCAGGAGTTCCAGACTCGGTCTGCTGATGAGCCCATGACAAGGTTTTATGAGTGCTGCAATTGCTCTAGGCATTGGCGCGAAGACTGAACATTACCGGGGTCGATGGGAATTGTTAATTTGGTGTGGCGGCACTTCGCCCCGCTCTCTTGGCCCAGATGTATTGGAACattcttaaatatttttcatgATAGGAAAGTTTCACTCATTGATAATCTATAGGTTTTATCTATTTTCTACTTTCTACCCATGTGCCACCTTGAATTCCTATATATCCTAATACTTCCTTTTTGACTTTATATTTGCACCCATCAACTATATAGGATCATGCAACTAAACTGTAAACACTTTTTCTTCTCCATGGACCGCCTTTTTCTACTCCACCACAACCATATTGGAGGAACAGACCAGTACATAGTAGAATTGTTTGTTTTAGCCCAAAACGCAAGTCAATGAGCGACAAAATTACAAGTGCGAGGTTGGAAAATGAACAAACATGCTACAAGATTAGAAGAGAAAAACTGGATATCCTTAAAGATGAAacatgttttgaggcatactgaattttgttgaggcatactaaataatgccaaaatagggtcactaaataaaaaacaacatcacatacccttatccaccctttttgataatggcataactacccttacataattagtgttaatgattatgattagatttgattagctaggaattttaaggattgattaaaaataaaattattagtggtgaattagtagataaatcaaatttatgtgagagagttgggatttttgagaggaagaagaagaagaagtgagaaaaaaaaacttgggttttgaattttgagattttagtgattagaagtgaccaaaatgggtgattcaaatcagaggtagacttctatacgaggtttaatttctttttataagttgaatctgtcaaaaaaatgaatttttaaaacccaaatctactgaccagatgaacagttcggctgataacttttcaaccGAACCtccgttttttgaaaatatacctaggttcagcTGACAACTAGGTATATTTttaaaaaacagaggttcggctgaaaagttgtcagccgaacttcactatgAAACTGAcaaatttaggttcggctgattcgaacaaaatttagcaaagtcgcgttagccgaacatagtgtttctctaaatcatacactaggttcggctcaaaattgatactccaagatcagccgaactgatcttctgaaaaccctaatttcatatttgaaatcatattctatcgatcaaacaaaataaaaacaatcaaaaacaagatgggtttgttacacatacattctaaaatacatctaagagcaattgagatttggatttcgcactccaatatcgctcacttcgattcgtgtttgctttgcttgattaatttcttgattgaattggagtccaagatgtttaagtttaaagtttattttgattttttattttaggtttttgaggataagggcgctctggtaatttaaattgtttaaggatatataggtaattgcactacctttagacaccccttataaacccaccctagatggtataatgaatgagtatgcctcaaaacaggtttcttaaAGATAGCATCCGTTCTAGAGTTTCCATCAAACAAGCCAGCAGAAAATTGATTGATCAGACTCTGAGCATCACTCTCTATAATTAGATGGGTAATCTTTTGCTCCACAACTTTTTTCAAGGCCACCCAAATAGCTCTGGCTTCAGCTTAATTTTTCAGCAGACTTTACTTGAAAAACTGTCGAAGCACAAAAGAAGGAAGTGTTGGAGAAGTCCCTCATCACAAAGCCTGCACCATTGTTACCAAAAAGTTCATCATAAGCTCCGTCAGTATTACATTTTATCCAACCAGTTGGTGGGGGAATCCATTTGTCACATACTCTAACAGGACCCATAGGGGAAGCAAAAACACTAGTTTTTCTAGTCAATAACATGGCTCTAGCTCTTATCAGAACAACAATATGGTTTTCTTTGATATTTGAAAAATCAGGTTATTCCTACTTTGCCATAAAGACCAAAGAATAGCAACAAACAAGCATTGATCCCCATCAGGGAGTTTAGAAACAGGATTCACTAACCAGAATAACATCCAATCAATAAAGGATTTACTACTAAAGACCTTAGCGTTGAAACAGAATGAAGCTAAGAACCAGACACGACTAGCAAAAGGGCAAATGACAAGAGCATGCATAATAGATTCAGAAGGATCATTACATATAGAACAATCAACAGAGTTCATAGGCATTCTAGTACGAAGGACAGTTCTAGCAGGTAAGGCATTTCTGGCAGCTTTCCAACTAAAAACTTGAATTCAATAAGGCACATTAATTTTTCCAAATATGCTTCCAAAGAGCACTACAAGGGGAAGGCCTGAGCCCTCGAAGTCCCAAGTAGGCAGATTTAGAGGTAAAtctaccattctttgaaagatcccaagccctcctatcatGAGTGAAaaactggcttaagggaatagtgaAGATCTTCttagcagaagcatcatcaaagtggGTGTTTAATCTAACAGGCTTAATACGCTATTTGACCATCTCCAACAATCCAAGTGATAAAAGGTTTAATACGCTATTTGATAGCATGCAAGCATTTCCAGGTCCATGAACAATTAGCAGGACACTTAGCATTTAAAAAATCAGTTCTGGGAAAGTATCTAGCTTTAAGGGTGGAAGCTAACAggcaatcagggttttcaattatCCCGCAGGCATTTCTAGCAAGCATAGCAAGATTATTGAGCTCAACTTTCCTGAAACCAAGCCCTCCTTCGGACTTAGGAGAGCAAAGCAAATCCTAACCCAAAAGATGCAGTTTTTTTATCTTTTGGGTCAAGGGTTCCCCCTCCAAAATTTAAATAGGTGAGAGTCCATTTTCCTGCAAAGGTGTTTGGGGATAAGGAAATCACTCATTTGATATAGGGGGATGGCCTGACCAATGTGCTTAATTAAGGTGGTTTTAGCATCTTGAGAAAGAAGCTTATGAAGCCAGATAGAGATTCTAGCATGAACAACCTGGAGAATACCCATGTGGATTTGGATGTTTGAAGCTTTAAAAGCTATGGGATTACCCAAATGTTTTTCTCCTAAATCCCTATTACTAATATCAAGGATACTAGGTGCTGTTTAAGATGTTCTGGAATTTTTTTACTAGAC
The nucleotide sequence above comes from Papaver somniferum cultivar HN1 chromosome 8, ASM357369v1, whole genome shotgun sequence. Encoded proteins:
- the LOC113304603 gene encoding DNA-directed RNA polymerase III subunit RPC10-like, yielding MEFCPTCGNMLKFDPATVGFKASLRCPTCPYVAQIGTNVKLKKRQPLVKKQIEPIFSGAHAMAVAPKTQAQCPSCRHGEAYFQEFQTRSADEPMTRFYECCNCSRHWRED